Below is a window of Shinella sp. PSBB067 DNA.
TAGGCCATCGGGTCGGACTTGCCGTATTGCTTGAAGAGGTCTTTGAGGCCCTGGTCGTGCAGCTCGTCGGAACGGCCTTCGACACGGGTGACTTCCTCGGCGATGGTGCCGAGGCGGCCGGCATGCACGCCGACCTTGTCGAGCAGCGGAATGGCCTCGGCCACGAGATGGGCGGCCTTGACGACGGCCTCGCCCATTTCCTGCATGCCCGGCTGGAAGCTCGTCTGCTCGTAGAGGCGGATGGTCTTGACCGTCTTGTGCATCATGTCGATGGCGTCGTCCATCGACTGGATCAGGTCCTTGATGTCGCCGCGGTCGAAGGGGGTAATGAAGCTGCGGCGCACGGCAAGCAGCACCTCGCGGGTGATGTCGTCGGCCTGGTCCTCGAGCTCGACGATACGGTCGCAGTGCTTTTCCATGTCCGGGCCGCCGGCCAGGAGCGAGCGGAGGGCCTCGGCGGCGCCGACGACGGTGCGGGAATGCTGCTCGAAGAGATCGAAGAATCGGTCCTCGCGCGGCATGAATTTGCGAAACAGCGAAAGCATGGGTGCCCCTTCAGGTGGCTGGGGTTGTCATGCGGCTGTCATAATTGAGCGCAAACGCGCTGAAAAGCGCTGATTCGGCCTTGTCACAATTCTCTTGCACTGCGGTAAACGGGCATCACCGGTCAGGGCACGATCTTGAAGGGCTGCTCGCTGATGGCGACGGCGCCGCTCGCGCTGTCGCGGAAGCGGTAGCGCAGCACGTAGTCGCCGGCCGGCGGGCTCGTCAGGTTGAGCGTCAGCTTGGCGAAGACCTCCTGGTTCCGCACGCTGCCCTTGAAGTCGAAGGAGCCGAAGGCCTTCTGCTCGGCAAGCTTGGCGCCCTTGGCGTCGAGCAGTTCGAG
It encodes the following:
- a CDS encoding DUF47 domain-containing protein is translated as MLSLFRKFMPREDRFFDLFEQHSRTVVGAAEALRSLLAGGPDMEKHCDRIVELEDQADDITREVLLAVRRSFITPFDRGDIKDLIQSMDDAIDMMHKTVKTIRLYEQTSFQPGMQEMGEAVVKAAHLVAEAIPLLDKVGVHAGRLGTIAEEVTRVEGRSDELHDQGLKDLFKQYGKSDPMAYIIGSEIYGELEKVVDRFEDVANEISGIVIENV